In the genome of Sphingopyxis sp. YF1, the window TAAGCGCGCGGGCGGGGGCTGTCAACGTGCTGGACTCGGGCCGCGCAGCCGCTAAACGGCGCGGCATGACCGACGCGACCCCGACCCTCACCCCGAAGCCGTGGATCAGCGGCATCGCTCCCTATGTTCCCGGCAAGTCGGCAGGCGCCGATGGCCGACCGCTGATCAAACTGAGCGCAAACGAAAATCCGCTCGGCACGGGCGAAAAGGCGCGGGCGGCCTTTGCCGCGGCGCAGGGCGCCCCCGACGCCCTGTCGCGCTACCCCGATCCGGGTGCCAACGAGCTGCGCGAGACGATCGCCGCGAAGTTCGGGCTCGATCCCGCGCGGGTGATCTGCGGCAACGGGTCGGACGAACTGCTCCACCTTGCAGCGGGCGCCTATGCCGGGGCGGGGGACGAGATTCTCTATGTGCGCTATGGCTTCGCGGTGTACGAGATCGCGGCGCGCCGCGTCGGCGCGGTGCCGGTTGAGGCTGACGACAAGGATTATGCGACCGACGTCGATGCCTTGCTCGCGGCGGTGACCGAGCGGACGCGCGTCGTCTATCTCGCCAATCCGAACAATCCGACCGGCACGCTCGCAACGCGCGCGGAGGTCCAGCGGCTCTACGCCGGGCTGCCGAAGAATGTGCTGTTCGTGATCGATCAGGCCTATAGCGAATATCTGTCGGCGGCCGAGGATGACGGCGGGCTCGAGCTCGCCAAGACCGAGCCCAATGTTTTCGTCACGCGCACCTTTTCGAAGATCCACGGCCTTGCCGCCGAGCGCATCGGCTGGGGCTATGCCAGCGCCGAGGTGATTTCGGCGCTGCACCGCATCCGCCTGCCGTTCAACGTCACCCGCGCCGGACAGGCGGCGGCGGTCGCGGCGCTCGGCGACGAGGCATTCGTCGCAAGCAGCCGCGAGCATAATGCCAGGTGGCGCGCCTGGCTGACGGGCGAAATCGAAAGCCTCGGCAACCATGGCCTGCGCGTCGTGCCGTCGGCGTGCAATTTCCTGCTCGTGCTGTTCGAGGGCGCGGTGAGTGCCGAGACGGTCTACAACCGGCTGATGGATGCAGGCTATATCGTGCGCTGGCTGCCGGGGCAGGGGCTGCCGGGCGCGCTGCGCATGACGATCGGCACCGAAGACGAGACGCGCGGGCTCGCCGCGGCGATCCGCGCCGCGGTCGAAGGCTGATGGCAATAGAAAAGGTTGCCGTTGTCGGGCTGGGGCTGATCGGCTCGTCGCTCGCACGTGCGATTGCCGAGCGCATGCCCCTGGTGACGGTGACCGGGCATGACGCCAGCGCCGCGGTACGCGACGAGGCGCGCGCGCTGGGGCTGTGCGATGCCATCGTCGACGATGCGGTCGAAGCCGTCGCCGGGGCCGATCTGGTGATCCTCGCGGTGCCGGTCGGGCGCATGGCCGACGCGGCGCGCGCCATGGCGCCGGGGCTCAAGGCCGACGCGATCATTTCGGACGTCGGTTCGTCGAAGACCAGCGTCGCCGAGGCGCTGGCGAAGGCGCTCCCCGATCATGCCGTCATTCCGGCGCACCCGGTCGCCGGGACCGAGAACAGCGGGCCGGCGGCCGGTTTTGCGAGCCTGTTCGAAGGGCGCTGGTGCATCGTCACCCCCGGCGCGGGGGCGTCCGAAGACGCGGTCGCCGCGCTGTCCGCCTTTTGGGAGGCGCTCGGCGCGCGGGTCGACGTCATGGACGCCGCGCATCACGACATGGTGCTCGCGGTGACGAGCCATTTGCCGCACCTGATCGCCTATACGATCGTCGGCACCGCGAGCGAACTTGAGGAAGTGACCGAGAGCGAGGTTATCAAATATTCGGCGGGCGGTTTCCGCGACTTCACGCGTATCGCCGCGAGCGACCCGGTGATGTGGCGCGACGTGTTTCTCGCCAACAAGGATGCGGTGCTCGCGACCTTGCAGCGTTTCAATGAGGATCTGACCGTGCTCCAGCAGGCGATCCGCCGTGGCGACGGCGCCAAGCTCGAGGACTGGTTCACGCGCACGCGCACGATCCGTCGCTCGATCATCGAGCAGGGACAGGACGATGCCGCGCCCGATTTCGGCCGCAAGCACTAAGAGCGCGGAGCGGCCAGCGCA includes:
- the hisC gene encoding histidinol-phosphate transaminase; this translates as MTDATPTLTPKPWISGIAPYVPGKSAGADGRPLIKLSANENPLGTGEKARAAFAAAQGAPDALSRYPDPGANELRETIAAKFGLDPARVICGNGSDELLHLAAGAYAGAGDEILYVRYGFAVYEIAARRVGAVPVEADDKDYATDVDALLAAVTERTRVVYLANPNNPTGTLATRAEVQRLYAGLPKNVLFVIDQAYSEYLSAAEDDGGLELAKTEPNVFVTRTFSKIHGLAAERIGWGYASAEVISALHRIRLPFNVTRAGQAAAVAALGDEAFVASSREHNARWRAWLTGEIESLGNHGLRVVPSACNFLLVLFEGAVSAETVYNRLMDAGYIVRWLPGQGLPGALRMTIGTEDETRGLAAAIRAAVEG
- a CDS encoding prephenate/arogenate dehydrogenase family protein, whose protein sequence is MAIEKVAVVGLGLIGSSLARAIAERMPLVTVTGHDASAAVRDEARALGLCDAIVDDAVEAVAGADLVILAVPVGRMADAARAMAPGLKADAIISDVGSSKTSVAEALAKALPDHAVIPAHPVAGTENSGPAAGFASLFEGRWCIVTPGAGASEDAVAALSAFWEALGARVDVMDAAHHDMVLAVTSHLPHLIAYTIVGTASELEEVTESEVIKYSAGGFRDFTRIAASDPVMWRDVFLANKDAVLATLQRFNEDLTVLQQAIRRGDGAKLEDWFTRTRTIRRSIIEQGQDDAAPDFGRKH